In Streptomyces sp. RFCAC02, the following proteins share a genomic window:
- a CDS encoding co-chaperone GroES, translating into MLHDRVLVRADTSEGERRSSGGIVIPATAQVGRRLSWADVVAVGQNVRTVEPGDRVLYDPEDRAEVEVRGVSYILMRERDLHAVAAERLQDTDGATGLYL; encoded by the coding sequence ATGCTGCACGACCGGGTGCTGGTGCGCGCCGACACGTCCGAGGGCGAGCGCCGTTCCTCCGGCGGCATCGTGATCCCGGCGACCGCGCAGGTCGGCCGTCGGCTGAGCTGGGCGGACGTGGTCGCCGTCGGGCAGAACGTCCGCACGGTCGAGCCGGGCGACCGGGTGCTGTACGACCCGGAGGACCGGGCGGAGGTCGAGGTGCGGGGCGTGTCGTACATCCTCATGCGGGAGCGCGACCTGCACGCCGTGGCCGCCGAGCGGCTCCAGGACACGGACGGGGCGACCGGCCTGTACCTGTAG